A stretch of the Candidatus Bathyarchaeia archaeon genome encodes the following:
- a CDS encoding endonuclease Q family protein, with product MTLPNIARFARIKGLDVVGTGDFTHPRWLAELRRELVEFEDSHLYVMRGSEGVKFILSSEVNTVFEFQGSSRKVHHVIIAPDFDVVDQINDAISRFGDLAADGRPSLDVSPAHLVEVLHSISEDVVIFPSHAWTPWYGVFGSVSGFDALEDCYGDKSDEIFAIETGLSSDPPMNWRLSKLDGFSLVSNSDAHSPWPWRLGREANIFLLERLSYEGIIGAMKAKDPSRFKSTIETDPAYGKYHWSGHRDCGVAMPGDKAIALGNICPKCGRPLTKGVEQRVEELADRPKGFVPKDAIPFVRILPLSEIIAEVLGSSSPSSAGVWRVYNSLVGHFGDELEVLMRADAREIAKFSSREVAEAILKVRNGIVEIEPGFDGVYGRIRIPRESAERGQGGARLEDFL from the coding sequence ATGACGTTGCCAAACATAGCTAGGTTCGCGCGTATAAAGGGCCTAGACGTGGTCGGGACTGGGGATTTCACCCATCCCAGATGGCTAGCGGAGTTAAGGAGGGAGCTCGTGGAATTTGAGGATTCCCATCTTTACGTTATGAGGGGTTCCGAGGGGGTCAAATTCATATTGAGTTCTGAAGTCAACACGGTGTTTGAGTTCCAAGGGAGCTCGAGGAAGGTCCATCACGTAATAATAGCGCCGGACTTCGATGTGGTGGATCAGATAAACGATGCCATAAGCAGGTTCGGGGATTTGGCCGCGGATGGCCGCCCCTCGCTCGACGTCTCCCCGGCCCACCTAGTGGAGGTGCTCCATTCGATCTCGGAGGACGTGGTGATATTCCCATCCCACGCATGGACCCCTTGGTACGGGGTATTCGGCTCGGTGAGCGGGTTCGATGCCCTAGAGGATTGCTATGGCGATAAAAGCGATGAGATCTTCGCAATAGAAACAGGGCTCTCCTCGGATCCGCCGATGAATTGGAGGCTCAGCAAATTGGATGGATTTTCTCTCGTTTCCAATTCCGATGCCCACTCCCCATGGCCTTGGAGGCTGGGAAGGGAGGCGAACATCTTCCTCCTCGAGCGCCTAAGCTATGAGGGAATAATTGGAGCGATGAAGGCAAAGGATCCCTCTCGATTCAAATCGACGATAGAAACGGATCCGGCCTATGGGAAATATCACTGGTCCGGACATAGGGATTGCGGCGTGGCGATGCCTGGGGATAAAGCAATAGCCTTGGGGAACATTTGCCCCAAATGCGGGAGGCCCTTGACGAAGGGTGTGGAGCAAAGGGTCGAGGAGTTGGCGGATAGGCCGAAGGGCTTCGTTCCGAAGGATGCGATCCCATTCGTGCGCATATTGCCGCTATCCGAGATAATAGCCGAGGTCCTCGGATCCTCGAGTCCCTCCTCAGCCGGGGTTTGGAGGGTTTACAATTCGCTAGTCGGCCATTTCGGAGATGAGCTCGAGGTCCTTATGAGGGCCGATGCTCGGGAGATCGCGAAGTTCTCCAGCCGGGAGGTCGCCGAGGCGATACTCAAGGTCAGGAACGGGATCGTTGAAATAGAGCCCGGGTTCGATGGTGTCTATGGGAGGATAAGGATCCCGAGGGAGTCCGCGGAGAGGGGCCAGGGGGGCGCAAGACTAGAGGATTTCCTCTAG
- a CDS encoding Snf7 family protein has protein sequence MKRLGRRLRPIPFRERIANTLYKLSVQRDRLDQMAAKLQQRDQEMFQRCIGAQISKDFARATMYANECAEIRKMAKVVLSSQLALERVMLRLQTVEEFGDIYLQIAPIMEVVKETRGRISGVIPEVARELDEINKMLYDMTLEVGEAHSREITLGPSSEEAKKVLEESSAIAEQRIEERFPDPSRAPLGLREAEAIGGGPAEPDSALESKILEYIRSQGGALNLSPRRCALELNASVEEVNKALENLVKKGKVILGD, from the coding sequence TTGAAAAGGCTCGGGCGCAGGCTGCGCCCGATACCCTTCCGCGAGAGGATCGCGAATACGCTCTATAAGCTGAGCGTTCAAAGGGATCGATTGGATCAGATGGCCGCCAAGCTCCAGCAAAGGGATCAGGAAATGTTCCAAAGATGCATAGGCGCCCAGATCTCCAAGGACTTCGCCCGAGCCACGATGTACGCCAACGAATGCGCTGAGATAAGGAAGATGGCGAAGGTGGTCCTCAGCAGTCAACTCGCGCTCGAGAGGGTCATGCTGCGATTGCAAACGGTTGAGGAGTTCGGGGACATTTACCTCCAGATAGCCCCGATAATGGAGGTTGTTAAGGAGACTAGGGGTAGGATATCGGGAGTTATACCGGAGGTCGCTAGGGAGCTAGATGAGATAAACAAGATGCTCTACGATATGACCTTGGAGGTGGGAGAGGCGCATTCGAGGGAGATAACGCTGGGCCCATCCAGCGAGGAGGCTAAAAAGGTCTTGGAGGAGTCCAGTGCGATAGCGGAGCAGAGGATCGAGGAGAGGTTCCCGGATCCATCGAGGGCGCCCCTAGGCTTGAGGGAGGCGGAGGCTATAGGCGGCGGGCCCGCGGAGCCCGACTCGGCCTTGGAATCAAAGATTTTGGAATACATAAGATCCCAAGGGGGAGCCCTCAACCTCAGCCCGAGGCGCTGCGCCTTGGAGCTCAACGCCTCCGTGGAGGAGGTGAATAAAGCCCTCGAGAACTTGGTTAAGAAGGGAAAGGTGATCTTGGGGGATTAA
- a CDS encoding AAA family ATPase → MEGKLFSVSEELEELAVKYAREAIAMDRKGAREDAILNYERAVEILQKLYDLYPDSPQSRIYLQRIRAYRDRISDLQGRGDLRAIDAVQRARDFEVNVLPERPSVKWSDIAGLEEAKRAIEEAIVFPAKRPDLFPLGWPRGILLFGPPGCGKTLLAAAMANEIDAHFICEDAATLMSKWLGESEKNVAKLFERARGLSNSGRPVIIFIDEIDSIAGVRLDEVGGEVRMRNQFLKEMDGVLDKNKNYHIYVVGATNKPWDLDEPFIRRFQKRIYVPLPDREARLGILRILTKDLRLDPSVDLQKLADLLDGYSGSDIKDLIQTAHMKVVREFFELGGKAPRPISMADICEAMRRRKPSVPKDSIRLYEKWSERFSAL, encoded by the coding sequence TTGGAGGGGAAGCTCTTCTCGGTTTCGGAGGAGCTCGAGGAGCTGGCGGTTAAGTACGCGAGGGAAGCCATCGCAATGGACAGAAAGGGGGCTAGGGAGGATGCGATCCTGAATTACGAAAGGGCTGTGGAGATACTCCAAAAGCTCTATGACCTCTATCCGGATTCCCCCCAAAGTAGGATATACCTACAGAGGATAAGGGCCTACAGGGATAGGATATCGGACCTCCAAGGCAGGGGGGATTTGCGCGCCATCGATGCCGTGCAAAGGGCGAGGGACTTCGAGGTCAACGTCCTCCCTGAGAGGCCTAGCGTTAAGTGGAGCGATATAGCAGGCCTTGAGGAAGCCAAGCGGGCGATAGAGGAGGCTATCGTATTCCCGGCCAAGAGGCCGGACCTCTTCCCCTTGGGCTGGCCTAGGGGGATACTCCTCTTCGGCCCACCGGGTTGTGGGAAGACGCTGCTGGCGGCTGCCATGGCGAACGAGATCGATGCCCACTTCATTTGCGAGGACGCCGCCACCCTTATGTCAAAATGGCTTGGGGAATCCGAGAAGAACGTCGCGAAGCTCTTCGAGAGGGCTAGGGGCCTTTCCAACTCAGGCCGTCCCGTGATAATATTCATCGATGAAATCGACTCGATCGCGGGCGTTAGGTTGGACGAGGTTGGGGGGGAGGTTAGGATGAGGAACCAGTTCCTGAAGGAGATGGACGGAGTGCTGGATAAGAACAAGAACTATCACATTTACGTGGTCGGGGCCACCAATAAGCCATGGGATCTGGATGAGCCGTTCATAAGGAGGTTCCAGAAGAGGATCTACGTACCCCTCCCGGATCGCGAGGCCCGCCTCGGGATCCTCAGGATATTGACCAAGGATCTGAGATTGGATCCGAGCGTGGACCTCCAAAAGCTAGCGGACCTATTGGATGGATATTCGGGCAGCGATATAAAGGACCTCATCCAAACCGCCCATATGAAGGTCGTCAGGGAGTTCTTCGAGCTTGGGGGAAAAGCCCCGAGGCCGATAAGCATGGCGGACATATGCGAGGCCATGAGGAGGAGGAAGCCGAGCGTCCCAAAGGACTCCATTAGATTGTATGAGAAGTGGTCGGAAAGGTTCTCGGCACTGTGA
- a CDS encoding Snf7 family protein codes for MPYKIIREWEEGQKGPLLTRIGGIFARQSPMKEKIALSIHRLKIQSNRLESSAIRLMQRDKEFFAKVVQAQMQKDFARATMYANECAEIRKMAKVVLSSQLALERVLVRLETIQEFGEVAALMRPVSEVVHSIRGQIAGIMPEVSFELSSIGEVLDEIVMEAGEASGFEQGMSPSPEAEVILKEAAAIAEQRMKEKFPELPGARPQVGEGREKYDLK; via the coding sequence CACTAGGATAGGCGGCATATTCGCAAGGCAGAGCCCGATGAAGGAGAAGATCGCCCTTTCGATCCATCGGCTGAAGATCCAGAGCAATAGGTTGGAGAGCTCAGCGATCAGGCTTATGCAACGCGATAAGGAGTTCTTCGCCAAGGTTGTGCAGGCCCAGATGCAGAAGGACTTCGCCCGAGCCACGATGTACGCCAACGAATGCGCTGAGATAAGGAAGATGGCGAAGGTGGTCCTCAGCAGTCAACTCGCGCTCGAGAGGGTCCTAGTCCGATTGGAAACGATCCAGGAGTTCGGGGAGGTGGCGGCGCTCATGAGGCCCGTATCCGAGGTGGTCCACTCCATAAGGGGCCAGATAGCCGGCATCATGCCCGAGGTTTCATTCGAGCTCAGCAGCATAGGGGAGGTATTGGACGAGATAGTCATGGAGGCTGGCGAAGCGAGCGGCTTCGAGCAAGGCATGAGCCCAAGCCCCGAGGCGGAGGTCATATTGAAGGAGGCGGCCGCCATAGCCGAGCAGAGGATGAAGGAGAAGTTCCCGGAGCTGCCCGGGGCTAGGCCCCAAGTTGGCGAGGGGCGAGAGAAATACGACCTAAAATGA
- a CDS encoding Snf7 family protein, protein MFRERKSIFGKVKEAISPTPLRKRLALSIHRLNVQVKRLEGTLRRMEGKDRELRNKCVQAQMQKDFARATMYANECAEIRKIAKILLTSQIALERTSIRLETIQEFGDFLYHMTPVIGVVSIMRDQLEGIVPEISRELAWVNESLEEIVLEAGGVLEGTTPSGEPTEDAKKILEEAALLADQKLREKFPELPSLGSGEGARGRTA, encoded by the coding sequence ATGTTCCGCGAAAGAAAATCCATATTTGGAAAGGTGAAGGAGGCCATCAGCCCAACCCCGCTTAGGAAGAGGTTGGCGCTATCTATCCATAGGTTGAACGTTCAAGTGAAGCGTTTGGAGGGGACCCTGCGCAGGATGGAAGGGAAGGATAGGGAGCTCCGCAATAAATGCGTGCAGGCCCAGATGCAGAAGGACTTCGCCCGAGCCACGATGTACGCCAACGAATGCGCTGAGATAAGGAAGATAGCCAAGATATTGTTGACCAGCCAGATAGCGTTGGAGAGGACATCGATAAGGCTGGAAACGATCCAAGAGTTCGGGGACTTCCTTTACCATATGACCCCGGTCATTGGCGTGGTTAGCATAATGAGGGACCAGCTCGAGGGAATAGTCCCGGAGATATCGCGAGAGCTGGCATGGGTCAATGAATCCTTGGAGGAGATCGTTCTAGAGGCCGGAGGGGTCCTTGAGGGCACTACCCCCTCCGGGGAGCCAACGGAGGATGCGAAGAAGATATTGGAGGAGGCCGCGTTGCTCGCGGATCAAAAGCTGAGGGAGAAGTTCCCGGAATTGCCCTCGTTGGGATCGGGCGAGGGCGCCAGGGGCAGGACCGCTTGA
- a CDS encoding AsnC family transcriptional regulator, with product MNLDHIDLRILAELAENAKTTFAELGRKLGIHPNVVAYRVNRMRRGGIIKGYATILDLEKMGVGEQMLIGINFPANSDREEIINRMGSIPEIVEIVSSFGSPEGLILLVGRNKSDIERAISKIKGMNISIDYAAPIIWIRRDGMMGKFLNQLASELEPPSRLRMEHHPKDYPELRGLKILESVSK from the coding sequence GTGAATTTGGATCACATAGATTTGAGGATTTTGGCGGAGCTGGCCGAGAACGCTAAGACCACGTTTGCGGAGTTGGGGAGGAAGCTGGGGATCCATCCCAACGTCGTGGCCTATAGGGTGAATAGGATGCGGAGGGGCGGGATCATAAAGGGATATGCGACCATATTGGATTTGGAGAAGATGGGGGTAGGGGAGCAGATGCTCATTGGGATAAACTTCCCAGCGAACTCGGATAGGGAGGAGATAATAAATAGGATGGGATCGATCCCGGAGATCGTTGAGATCGTGAGCTCCTTCGGATCCCCGGAGGGCTTGATCCTGTTGGTCGGGAGGAACAAGTCCGATATCGAAAGGGCGATATCCAAGATCAAGGGCATGAACATATCGATTGATTATGCGGCCCCCATAATATGGATCCGCAGGGATGGCATGATGGGAAAATTCCTCAATCAATTGGCGAGCGAGCTCGAACCTCCCTCGAGATTGAGGATGGAACACCATCCCAAGGACTACCCCGAGCTCCGGGGGTTGAAGATTTTGGAGAGCGTATCGAAATAG
- a CDS encoding CdvA-like protein — translation MASKLEVMKRYIGKPITDPFGNIIGKVVGLSFDSKNEVKGIAIEGGDGNLMRCPMERIVVNENSIHLEQPWRIEANELNRLYEVVANRIQALEELYSSGEIEEEIYEELHKSHKSTLEELEERRRSLIEGLKAKISEKVEEIKDLQMFLANNKILRASGELDEYSYRISNDAIRRGLQRSISEKKEMEELLDRLERPSEPEREEIFVRIREGPI, via the coding sequence ATGGCATCGAAATTGGAGGTCATGAAGCGATATATTGGGAAGCCCATAACTGATCCATTCGGGAACATAATCGGGAAGGTCGTTGGCCTCTCCTTCGATTCTAAGAACGAGGTCAAGGGGATCGCGATAGAGGGCGGCGATGGGAATCTGATGAGGTGCCCAATGGAGAGGATAGTCGTTAACGAGAACTCAATCCACTTGGAGCAGCCTTGGAGGATCGAGGCCAATGAGCTGAATAGGCTGTACGAGGTCGTTGCCAATAGGATCCAAGCGCTTGAGGAGCTCTATAGCTCCGGGGAGATCGAGGAGGAGATCTACGAGGAGCTCCATAAGTCCCATAAATCCACCCTCGAGGAGCTGGAGGAGCGCAGGAGGTCCTTGATTGAGGGGTTGAAGGCCAAGATCTCCGAGAAGGTCGAGGAGATAAAGGACCTCCAAATGTTCTTGGCGAACAATAAGATCCTCCGCGCCTCCGGGGAGTTGGACGAATACTCCTATAGGATTTCGAACGATGCCATAAGAAGGGGGTTGCAAAGATCGATATCCGAGAAGAAGGAGATGGAGGAGCTGCTAGATAGGCTGGAGCGCCCATCCGAGCCGGAGAGGGAGGAGATCTTCGTCAGGATTAGGGAAGGCCCAATATAA